In one Streptomyces sp. NBC_01288 genomic region, the following are encoded:
- a CDS encoding ABC transporter ATP-binding protein has protein sequence MSQVADVSIEVRELRKRFGRAVAVDGLSFRVEAGSVTGFVGPNGAGKSTTMRAVLGLDAPDEGQALIGGRPYHALRTPLLEVGALLDAAALHPSRRGRDHLRWLAHSHGLSMRRVDEVLEQVGMGEAARRRAGGYSLGMRQRLGMAVALLGDPPVLLLDEPVNGLDPEGIQWIRTLLRHLASEGRAILVSSHLMSELEDTADHLVVIGRGRLIADTAVADLLAAASGDRVRLRTNSRAEAMELLAREGGTVAVVDRDVLTVTGLSAERVVELLSGARVPFAEVGAHRASLEEAYMELTRDAVEFTSTPAEEADEVTR, from the coding sequence ATGAGTCAGGTAGCCGATGTGAGCATCGAAGTCCGGGAGTTGCGGAAGCGGTTCGGGCGGGCGGTCGCGGTCGACGGGCTGTCCTTCAGGGTTGAGGCCGGGTCGGTGACCGGCTTTGTCGGGCCCAACGGGGCGGGGAAGTCCACCACCATGCGGGCTGTGCTGGGGCTGGACGCCCCTGACGAGGGGCAGGCGTTGATCGGGGGCCGGCCCTACCACGCCCTGCGCACCCCCTTGTTGGAGGTCGGTGCCCTCCTCGACGCCGCCGCTCTGCACCCCAGCCGGCGGGGGCGTGACCATCTCCGTTGGCTGGCCCACTCCCACGGCCTGTCCATGCGGCGGGTGGACGAGGTGCTTGAGCAGGTGGGGATGGGGGAGGCCGCGCGGAGGAGGGCGGGCGGCTACTCCCTGGGGATGCGGCAACGGCTCGGCATGGCCGTCGCGTTGCTCGGCGACCCTCCGGTGCTGCTCCTCGACGAACCGGTCAACGGCCTTGATCCCGAAGGGATTCAGTGGATCCGGACCCTCCTACGGCATCTCGCCTCCGAGGGCCGGGCGATCCTCGTCTCCAGCCATCTGATGAGCGAACTCGAAGACACCGCCGACCACTTGGTGGTCATCGGGCGGGGCCGGCTGATCGCCGACACCGCCGTGGCCGATCTCCTCGCGGCGGCCTCCGGCGACCGGGTGCGGTTGCGTACGAACAGTCGGGCCGAAGCCATGGAACTGCTTGCCAGGGAAGGCGGGACGGTCGCCGTCGTCGACCGCGACGTCCTGACCGTCACCGGTCTTTCGGCCGAACGGGTCGTGGAGTTGCTCTCCGGGGCCAGGGTCCCCTTCGCCGAAGTAGGCGCGCATCGGGCCTCGTTGGAGGAGGCGTACATGGAACTCACCCGGGATGCGGTCGAGTTCACGTCCACGCCCGCCGAAGAAGCGGACGAGGTGACCCGGTGA
- a CDS encoding sensor histidine kinase, with amino-acid sequence MARAGFAAASPRAGLVVPVALAVLSLTEVLLRGADLAGGFAALLLLGLASTLPLSLVLGNGRFARTCAALALSAACVLSLVPFGGLTVGGVVAQLVCVYVLGRAGATRLGGVLVLPYVAIALASHEELTRIVAVLVATLASAAAATGIAHHVRSTAQAHSATEQAFADTLLEHAARGERARIARELHDVVAHHISMIAVQAETARLTTPGLPPEGATRLLAIGDTARTALTEMRRLLGVLREDAETGVQRRPQPGLGQLLDLIDESRDAAGSRTRLIVSGPIAPLDPGIEVTAYRIVQEALTNARRHAPGAAVDVELRYGDGDLALRVRDNGPGTSADLPALSGHGLLGMRERAATVGGTLRTGPAPGGGFLVEARLPVKSEETETETGKEAGALP; translated from the coding sequence ATGGCGCGGGCGGGCTTCGCCGCCGCCTCGCCGCGCGCCGGGCTCGTCGTTCCCGTCGCCCTGGCCGTTCTCTCGCTCACCGAAGTCCTGCTCCGCGGCGCCGACTTGGCCGGGGGCTTCGCCGCCCTGTTGCTGCTCGGCCTCGCTTCCACGCTTCCCCTCAGCCTCGTCCTCGGCAACGGACGGTTCGCCCGGACCTGCGCCGCCCTCGCGCTCAGTGCCGCCTGCGTACTCTCGCTCGTGCCCTTCGGAGGGCTCACCGTCGGCGGGGTCGTGGCCCAACTGGTGTGCGTGTACGTACTGGGACGCGCCGGAGCCACCCGCCTCGGCGGGGTCCTCGTCCTCCCCTACGTCGCGATCGCCCTCGCCAGCCACGAGGAACTGACCCGGATCGTCGCCGTCCTCGTCGCGACCCTCGCCTCCGCCGCCGCGGCCACCGGCATCGCCCACCACGTACGCAGCACGGCACAGGCCCACAGCGCGACCGAACAGGCCTTCGCGGACACCCTCCTCGAACATGCCGCCCGGGGTGAACGGGCCCGGATCGCAAGGGAGTTGCACGATGTCGTCGCGCATCACATTTCGATGATCGCGGTCCAGGCGGAGACCGCCCGCCTCACCACCCCGGGGCTGCCGCCCGAAGGCGCCACTCGCCTGCTCGCCATCGGCGACACCGCGCGCACCGCACTCACCGAGATGCGGCGGCTGTTGGGCGTCCTGCGGGAGGACGCCGAGACGGGAGTCCAGCGGCGCCCCCAGCCCGGACTCGGCCAACTCCTGGACCTCATCGACGAGTCACGCGACGCGGCCGGCTCCCGCACCCGGCTCATCGTGAGCGGCCCCATCGCCCCGCTGGACCCCGGCATCGAGGTCACCGCGTACCGGATCGTCCAGGAGGCCCTCACCAACGCCCGCCGGCACGCGCCGGGCGCGGCAGTGGACGTAGAACTCCGTTACGGGGACGGGGACTTGGCGCTGCGCGTGCGCGACAACGGGCCGGGGACCAGCGCCGACCTCCCAGCCCTCTCCGGCCACGGCCTGCTCGGCATGCGGGAGCGGGCCGCGACGGTCGGGGGTACCTTGCGCACCGGTCCCGCTCCGGGCGGCGGGTTCCTGGTCGAGGCGCGGCTGCCCGTCAAGTCGGAGGAGACGGAGACCGAGACGGGAAAGGAGGCGGGGGCGCTGCCATGA
- a CDS encoding response regulator transcription factor: MSIRIVVADDHEIVRFGYAGILATQADFTVVGTARDGAEAVRVCREESPDVVLMDVRMPVMDGIEATARLQNCPAVPRVLVLTTFDLDEHVYDALAAGASGFLLKDVTAERLFEAVRVVAAGEALLAPGITRRLIAEFARMRPKAPTQGRLDVLTPRETDVLRLLAEGLSNPELAERLHVGEETVKTHVSRILSKLGLRDRTQAVVTAYETGLVVPRTG, from the coding sequence ATGAGCATCCGGATCGTCGTCGCCGACGACCACGAGATCGTCCGGTTCGGATACGCCGGAATCCTCGCCACCCAGGCCGACTTCACGGTCGTGGGCACGGCCCGCGACGGCGCCGAGGCGGTACGTGTCTGCCGGGAGGAGTCGCCGGACGTGGTGCTGATGGACGTACGGATGCCGGTCATGGACGGCATCGAGGCCACCGCGCGACTCCAGAACTGCCCTGCCGTACCAAGGGTGTTGGTGCTGACCACCTTCGACCTGGACGAGCATGTCTACGACGCGCTCGCCGCCGGTGCCAGCGGGTTCCTGCTGAAGGACGTGACCGCCGAACGGCTCTTCGAGGCCGTACGGGTCGTCGCGGCCGGTGAGGCGCTGCTCGCGCCCGGGATCACGCGGAGGCTGATCGCCGAGTTCGCGCGGATGCGGCCGAAGGCGCCCACGCAGGGGAGGTTGGACGTCCTCACCCCGCGCGAGACCGACGTCCTGCGGCTGCTCGCCGAGGGGTTGTCCAACCCCGAACTCGCCGAACGGCTGCACGTGGGCGAGGAGACCGTGAAGACCCACGTCAGCCGGATCCTGTCCAAGCTCGGGCTGCGGGATCGTACGCAGGCCGTGGTGACGGCCTACGAGACGGGACTTGTCGTGCCGAGGACCGGCTGA
- a CDS encoding FUSC family protein produces the protein MTPKLIRNAYEAALTMTAVLLCWGVALWLEGAAGLHTDVLVLAVALTLTLANTQRTADTRRRLTALVLLPVTAGASIFVGRLIGSHYALGAAVFTAGMALAIWIRRYGPAATKAGTLLALPLVTLLVVPGPALPAKAQSGLVTWEWAALIGALACAGVWLVQGLGDRLGPPAWRAEPGPEQPPRRSRLHPRPSTRMALQMAAGIAAAFTVGHILFDDHWPWVVLTAYVAASGNRGRTDVLRKGIERLAGATVGTLLATGVAAIGVTGDTAVALMFAVLAVALWLRPLNYAYWAAGMTCALSLLLGYFGQDALSLLPTRLEGIAVGAVLSVASAWWLLPVPRARRRQPVLGTTSPVS, from the coding sequence GTGACCCCAAAACTCATACGCAACGCGTACGAAGCGGCCCTGACGATGACCGCCGTGCTGCTCTGCTGGGGTGTCGCCCTCTGGCTGGAGGGTGCCGCAGGGCTGCACACCGACGTGCTCGTCCTCGCGGTCGCGCTGACGCTCACCCTCGCCAACACCCAGCGCACCGCCGACACCCGCCGCCGCCTCACCGCACTCGTCCTGCTGCCCGTCACGGCAGGTGCCTCGATCTTCGTCGGGCGGCTGATCGGCTCCCACTACGCGCTCGGCGCCGCCGTCTTCACGGCGGGCATGGCGCTGGCGATCTGGATCCGCCGCTACGGCCCCGCCGCCACGAAGGCCGGCACCCTGCTCGCCCTCCCGCTCGTGACGCTCCTCGTCGTCCCCGGCCCCGCGCTACCGGCCAAGGCGCAGAGCGGGCTGGTCACTTGGGAGTGGGCCGCGTTGATCGGGGCGCTCGCGTGTGCCGGGGTCTGGCTGGTGCAGGGGCTGGGCGACCGGCTCGGGCCCCCGGCCTGGCGTGCGGAACCCGGCCCCGAACAACCCCCGCGCCGCTCCCGCCTCCACCCCCGCCCCAGCACCCGCATGGCCCTCCAGATGGCGGCCGGAATCGCCGCCGCGTTCACCGTCGGGCACATCCTCTTCGACGACCACTGGCCGTGGGTCGTCCTCACCGCGTATGTCGCCGCGAGCGGCAACCGCGGCCGAACCGACGTACTCCGCAAGGGAATTGAGCGCCTCGCCGGAGCCACGGTCGGCACGCTCCTGGCCACCGGAGTCGCGGCGATCGGTGTCACCGGCGACACGGCCGTGGCGCTGATGTTCGCCGTCCTCGCGGTCGCGTTGTGGCTGCGCCCCCTCAACTACGCCTACTGGGCCGCCGGAATGACCTGCGCGCTCTCCCTCCTCCTCGGCTACTTCGGCCAGGACGCCCTGAGCCTGTTGCCCACGCGGCTCGAAGGGATCGCGGTCGGGGCGGTGTTGTCGGTGGCGTCGGCGTGGTGGCTGCTGCCGGTGCCGCGCGCCCGCCGCCGTCAGCCGGTCCTCGGCACGACAAGTCCCGTCTCGTAG
- a CDS encoding MarR family winged helix-turn-helix transcriptional regulator produces MDHLSEAVRIRRGVVRLNRRLRQERGNEAGLTPNQLIVLGHLHRHHSATPGEIAAAERQRPQSLTRVFGELEAEGLISRAADPVDRRQSVLTLTAKGHRALDRDMGERDVWLAEALASLSATERGVLELAGVLMERLAGS; encoded by the coding sequence ATGGATCATCTCTCCGAGGCCGTCCGGATCCGTCGTGGCGTCGTACGGCTCAACCGGCGGCTACGGCAGGAGCGCGGCAACGAGGCCGGGCTCACCCCGAACCAGCTGATCGTGCTCGGCCACCTGCACCGGCATCACTCCGCGACCCCGGGCGAGATCGCGGCGGCCGAGCGGCAGCGGCCGCAGTCTCTGACCCGGGTCTTCGGCGAGTTGGAGGCGGAGGGGTTGATCTCGCGTGCGGCGGACCCGGTCGACCGGCGTCAGTCCGTTCTCACGCTGACGGCCAAGGGGCACCGGGCGCTGGACCGGGACATGGGCGAGCGGGATGTGTGGCTGGCGGAGGCGTTGGCTTCGCTGAGTGCTACGGAGCGGGGGGTGTTGGAGTTGGCGGGGGTGTTGATGGAACGGCTCGCAGGTAGTTGA
- the vanX gene encoding D-Ala-D-Ala dipeptidase VanX, protein MNDDFVYVDEHVPGMRWDAKYATWDNFTGKPVDGYLANRIVGTKALCAALEEAQQKAGTLGFGLLLWDGYRPQRAVDCFLRWSRQPEDGRTKPRHYPNIDRAGMFERGYVAARSGHSRGGTVDLTLYRRDTDELAPMGGSHDLMDSISHHGAKGITYAETENRHRLRSLMDSCGFSAYDNEWWHYALKSEPHPDTYFDFPIT, encoded by the coding sequence ATGAACGACGACTTCGTCTATGTGGACGAGCACGTACCCGGAATGCGCTGGGACGCCAAATACGCCACCTGGGACAACTTCACCGGCAAACCGGTGGACGGATACCTGGCCAATCGCATCGTGGGCACAAAGGCGCTGTGTGCGGCTCTGGAAGAGGCGCAGCAGAAGGCCGGGACCCTGGGCTTCGGTCTGCTCCTCTGGGACGGGTACCGCCCCCAACGTGCCGTGGACTGCTTTCTGCGCTGGTCACGACAGCCCGAGGACGGCCGGACCAAGCCCCGGCATTATCCGAACATCGACAGGGCCGGAATGTTCGAGAGGGGATATGTGGCCGCCAGGTCGGGCCACAGCCGGGGCGGCACGGTCGACTTGACGCTGTATCGCCGGGATACCGATGAACTGGCTCCCATGGGTGGCAGTCATGACCTGATGGATTCCATCTCGCACCACGGAGCGAAAGGGATCACGTATGCGGAGACGGAAAACCGTCACCGCCTGCGCTCCCTCATGGATTCCTGCGGTTTCAGCGCATATGACAACGAGTGGTGGCATTACGCACTGAAATCCGAACCGCATCCGGACACCTATTTCGACTTTCCCATCACGTAA
- the vanA gene encoding D-alanine--(R)-lactate ligase — MARSKIAVLFGGCSEEHPVSVKSAQEIARNLDTEKYEPFYVGITKSGAWKLCDGPGEDWENGRCRTAALSPDRSVRGLLVLEQGRYETIGLDVVLPVLHGTLGEDGAIQGLLELSGIPYVGCDVPSSALCMDKSLAYVVAGSAGTATPNFWTVTGEEDDIDPDRLTYPVFVKPARSGSSFGVGKVSRKEELPGAVDTARQYDTKVLIEEAVIGSEIGCAVLGNELDLVVGELDHIALSHGFFRIHQEDKPETGSENATAVVPADIPAESRTRVQETAKAVYRALGCRGLARVDMFLTEDGEVVLNEVNTLPGMTSYSRYPRMMEAAGIPLAEVIDRLVSSALAAAGESR, encoded by the coding sequence ATGGCTAGGTCGAAGATCGCGGTTCTGTTCGGTGGCTGTTCCGAGGAACACCCCGTCTCCGTCAAGTCCGCGCAGGAGATCGCGCGGAACCTCGACACGGAGAAGTACGAGCCGTTCTATGTCGGCATCACGAAGAGCGGTGCGTGGAAGCTCTGCGACGGACCGGGCGAGGACTGGGAGAACGGCAGGTGCCGCACGGCCGCGCTGTCACCGGACCGGAGTGTGCGAGGCCTACTGGTACTGGAGCAGGGGCGATACGAGACGATCGGCCTGGACGTCGTGCTGCCGGTCCTGCATGGCACGCTCGGTGAAGACGGCGCCATACAGGGCTTGTTGGAACTCTCCGGCATTCCCTACGTCGGCTGCGACGTCCCGAGTTCCGCCCTCTGCATGGACAAGTCTCTCGCCTACGTCGTCGCCGGAAGCGCGGGAACAGCCACCCCGAATTTCTGGACCGTCACGGGCGAGGAGGACGACATCGACCCCGACCGGCTCACCTACCCCGTCTTCGTGAAGCCGGCCCGTTCGGGATCGTCGTTCGGGGTCGGCAAGGTGTCCCGGAAAGAGGAACTGCCGGGCGCGGTGGACACGGCCCGGCAGTACGACACGAAGGTGCTGATCGAAGAGGCGGTCATCGGCAGCGAGATCGGATGCGCCGTCCTGGGCAATGAACTTGACCTGGTCGTAGGCGAGTTGGATCACATCGCGCTCTCCCACGGGTTCTTCAGGATCCATCAGGAGGACAAGCCCGAGACCGGTTCCGAGAACGCGACGGCTGTCGTCCCCGCCGACATCCCGGCGGAGTCGCGCACACGCGTCCAGGAGACGGCGAAGGCGGTGTACCGCGCCTTGGGATGCAGGGGACTCGCACGGGTGGACATGTTCCTCACCGAGGATGGGGAAGTGGTCCTCAACGAGGTCAACACCCTGCCCGGAATGACCTCGTACAGCCGTTATCCGAGAATGATGGAAGCCGCTGGAATTCCGCTGGCCGAGGTGATCGACCGACTGGTGTCATCGGCGCTGGCCGCTGCTGGGGAAAGCCGATGA
- a CDS encoding D-isomer specific 2-hydroxyacid dehydrogenase family protein: MNTGITIYGCGPDEAALFRELAPRFGVVPTITQAPVSEANTQLASGNRCVSVSHRTPITNSVLLALSRADVAYISTRSIGRDHIDVDYANRVGLSVGNTAYSPDSVADYTVMLMLMAIRNARSTVRRADVHDYRLHGVRGKELRDLTVGVVGTGRIGTAVVDRLRGFGCRVLAHDSRLTLDLDELLRLSDIVTLHAPLTPDTHHLLDRRRIERMRNGAFVINTGRGPLLDTEALVTALESGRLGGAALDVVEGEEGIFYADRRNQPIDNKTLLRLHELPNVLISPHTAYYTDHALRDTVENSLTNCLAFESGDQHG; the protein is encoded by the coding sequence ATGAACACGGGCATCACGATCTACGGCTGCGGGCCGGACGAGGCCGCTCTGTTCCGGGAGTTGGCACCCCGCTTCGGTGTCGTCCCGACCATCACCCAGGCCCCGGTGTCCGAAGCGAACACTCAACTGGCCTCCGGAAACAGGTGTGTCAGCGTCAGCCACCGAACGCCGATCACGAACTCCGTTCTGCTCGCGCTCAGTCGAGCCGACGTGGCGTACATCTCCACGAGGAGCATCGGCCGCGACCACATCGACGTGGACTACGCGAACCGTGTGGGCCTGTCCGTCGGGAACACCGCCTACTCGCCCGACAGCGTGGCCGACTACACGGTGATGTTGATGCTGATGGCGATCCGGAACGCCCGGTCCACGGTCCGCCGCGCCGACGTACACGACTACAGGTTGCACGGGGTGCGCGGAAAGGAACTGCGCGACCTGACCGTCGGCGTCGTGGGAACGGGCCGTATCGGCACGGCGGTTGTGGACCGGCTACGGGGTTTCGGCTGCCGAGTACTGGCGCACGACAGTCGTCTCACCCTCGATCTGGACGAGTTGCTGCGGCTGAGCGACATCGTGACGCTCCACGCACCGCTCACCCCGGACACACACCATCTCCTCGACCGTCGGCGTATCGAGCGGATGAGGAACGGGGCGTTCGTCATCAACACCGGACGCGGTCCGCTGCTCGACACCGAGGCCCTCGTCACGGCCCTGGAGAGCGGCCGGTTGGGCGGTGCGGCGCTGGACGTCGTCGAGGGAGAGGAAGGGATCTTCTACGCCGACCGCAGAAACCAACCCATCGACAACAAGACGCTGTTGCGGCTGCACGAGCTGCCGAATGTGCTCATCAGTCCGCACACCGCCTATTACACGGACCACGCCCTGAGGGACACGGTCGAGAACTCCCTCACCAATTGTCTGGCATTCGAAAGCGGGGATCAGCATGGCTAG
- a CDS encoding lipid II:glycine glycyltransferase FemX, with the protein MSVEPISSAEHLAFVRAQRSVSFLQTPAWGRVKTEWRSESLGWYDGRQLVGAGLVLHRPVPKLDRCTLAYLPEGPVIDWTGDIGLWLDPLAAYLKAHGAFAIRLGPPVCTDIWSAAQVKEGLADPGIRRLTDLSAAWADPVGTRVTDRLRAAGWLPQNPEDGFGVGHPQFKYEIPLAGRTEDDLLKGMNQLWRRNIKKATKAGVEVRVGSTAGAADSFGPDLKAFHDLYVHTARRDRFTPRPLRYFETMFAALRAEDPDRIKLCLAHHQGDLVAATILVRVGAHAWYSYGASSTEKREVRGSNACQWAMIRDALAAGCDVYDLRGITRTLDADDPHVGLIRFKVGTGGQAVRYAGEWDLPLRPLLYRAFDLYMSRRGR; encoded by the coding sequence CTGTCCGTCGAACCGATCAGCTCCGCCGAGCACTTGGCGTTCGTACGCGCCCAGCGGTCGGTGAGTTTCCTCCAGACCCCGGCGTGGGGCCGCGTCAAGACCGAGTGGCGCAGCGAGTCCCTCGGTTGGTACGACGGCCGTCAACTGGTCGGCGCCGGGCTCGTGTTGCACCGTCCGGTGCCGAAGCTGGACCGCTGCACGCTGGCGTATCTGCCCGAGGGCCCGGTCATCGACTGGACCGGAGACATCGGCCTGTGGCTCGACCCGTTGGCGGCGTATCTCAAGGCACACGGCGCGTTCGCGATCCGGCTCGGGCCACCGGTGTGCACGGACATCTGGAGCGCGGCCCAGGTGAAGGAGGGCCTCGCCGACCCGGGCATCCGGCGGCTCACCGACCTGTCCGCCGCGTGGGCCGATCCGGTCGGCACCCGCGTGACCGACCGACTCCGGGCCGCCGGCTGGCTGCCGCAGAACCCGGAGGACGGCTTCGGCGTCGGGCATCCGCAGTTCAAGTACGAGATCCCGCTGGCCGGCCGAACGGAGGACGACCTCCTCAAGGGCATGAACCAGCTCTGGCGCCGCAACATCAAGAAGGCGACCAAGGCGGGGGTCGAGGTCAGAGTCGGGAGCACGGCCGGGGCCGCGGACTCGTTCGGTCCGGACCTGAAGGCGTTCCACGACCTCTACGTCCACACCGCGCGGCGCGACCGCTTCACGCCCCGCCCGCTGCGCTACTTCGAGACCATGTTCGCGGCACTGCGCGCCGAGGATCCCGACCGGATCAAGCTCTGTCTCGCCCACCACCAGGGCGACTTGGTCGCCGCCACGATCCTGGTCCGGGTCGGCGCCCACGCCTGGTACTCCTACGGCGCCTCCTCCACCGAGAAGCGCGAGGTGCGCGGCTCCAACGCCTGCCAGTGGGCGATGATCCGCGACGCGCTGGCCGCCGGCTGCGATGTCTACGACCTGCGCGGCATCACCCGCACCCTCGACGCGGATGACCCGCATGTCGGGCTGATCCGGTTCAAGGTCGGTACCGGGGGTCAGGCGGTGCGGTACGCGGGGGAGTGGGACCTGCCGTTGCGACCGCTGCTCTACCGGGCGTTCGACCTCTACATGAGCCGGCGGGGCCGATGA
- a CDS encoding endonuclease/exonuclease/phosphatase family protein translates to MALHARLPSIGGIGSLVENLLPWFGVFVPVLLAGALWRRSASAVVALVLPVTVWLSLFGGLLTDRSHPGGDLTVVSHNVDAGNLDPTGTARQLAASGADLLALEELTDQARGTYEKGLAKAYPYHVVRGTVGLWSRLPLSDTRPVNVVRGDVGPLARTKPAESKAEAAAEVRALRTTVATARGPLAVYVAHLGSVRVTSRDGFWTVSRDFGADALAKAVAAEPNQRVVLLGDLNGTTDDRAFHALTSRLNSAQETAGKGFGLTWPASFPIARIDQILVRGVRARSSWVLPETGGDHLPVAARVSW, encoded by the coding sequence ATGGCGCTGCACGCCCGGCTCCCGAGCATCGGGGGCATCGGCAGCCTGGTGGAGAACCTCCTGCCGTGGTTCGGCGTGTTCGTGCCGGTGCTGCTGGCCGGAGCGCTGTGGCGCCGGTCCGCCTCCGCCGTGGTCGCGCTGGTGCTGCCGGTCACGGTGTGGCTGAGCCTCTTCGGCGGGCTGCTCACCGACAGGTCCCACCCGGGCGGCGACCTCACCGTGGTCAGCCACAACGTCGACGCAGGCAACCTCGACCCGACCGGCACTGCCCGTCAACTGGCCGCCTCCGGCGCGGACTTGCTCGCACTGGAGGAGCTGACCGATCAGGCCCGGGGCACGTACGAGAAGGGGCTGGCGAAGGCGTACCCGTACCACGTGGTGCGGGGCACGGTCGGGCTGTGGAGCAGGCTGCCGCTGTCGGACACGCGGCCGGTGAACGTCGTACGGGGCGATGTCGGGCCGTTGGCGAGGACCAAGCCGGCCGAATCGAAGGCGGAGGCGGCGGCGGAGGTCCGGGCGCTGCGTACGACGGTGGCCACGGCTCGCGGGCCGCTGGCGGTGTACGTGGCGCACCTCGGGTCCGTGCGGGTGACGTCCAGGGACGGATTCTGGACGGTCTCGCGCGACTTCGGCGCGGACGCGCTCGCCAAGGCCGTCGCCGCCGAGCCGAACCAGCGGGTGGTGCTGCTCGGCGACCTGAACGGCACCACGGACGACCGCGCGTTCCACGCCCTCACCTCGCGGCTGAACTCGGCCCAGGAGACGGCCGGGAAGGGCTTCGGCCTCACCTGGCCCGCGTCCTTCCCGATCGCGCGGATCGACCAGATCCTGGTACGGGGGGTGCGGGCGCGGAGTTCGTGGGTGCTGCCCGAGACCGGTGGCGATCACCTGCCGGTGGCGGCCCGGGTCAGCTGGTGA
- a CDS encoding response regulator transcription factor → MRVLIVEDEPYLAEAIRDGLRLAAIAADIAGDGNTALELLSVNNYDIAVLDRDIPGPSGDEVARRIVASGSGMPILMLTAADRLDDKTTGFELGADDYLTKPFELQELALRLRALDRRRAHSRPPVREIAGLRVDPFRREVYRDGRYVALTRKQFAVLDVLVAAEGGVVSAEELLERAWDENADPFTNAVRITVSALRKRLGEPWIIATVPGVGYRIDTRPEAGDDGDDRG, encoded by the coding sequence ATGCGTGTGCTGATCGTCGAGGACGAGCCCTATCTGGCGGAGGCCATCCGCGACGGCCTGCGCCTGGCGGCGATCGCGGCCGACATCGCGGGTGACGGGAACACCGCGCTGGAGCTGCTGAGCGTCAACAACTACGACATCGCCGTCCTCGACCGCGACATCCCCGGCCCCTCCGGCGACGAGGTCGCCCGCCGTATCGTCGCCTCCGGCAGCGGTATGCCGATCCTCATGCTGACCGCCGCCGACCGTCTCGACGACAAGACCACCGGGTTCGAACTCGGCGCCGACGACTACCTCACGAAACCCTTCGAACTCCAGGAACTCGCGCTCCGGCTGCGGGCGTTGGACCGCCGACGCGCCCACAGCCGGCCGCCCGTACGGGAGATCGCGGGCCTGCGCGTCGACCCGTTCCGCAGAGAGGTCTACCGGGACGGCCGCTATGTCGCGCTGACCAGGAAGCAGTTCGCCGTGCTCGACGTCCTCGTCGCCGCCGAGGGCGGAGTCGTCAGCGCCGAGGAACTCCTGGAGCGGGCCTGGGACGAGAACGCCGACCCGTTCACCAACGCCGTACGCATCACCGTCTCGGCCCTGCGCAAGCGGCTCGGCGAACCCTGGATCATCGCCACGGTGCCGGGCGTCGGATACCGCATCGACACGCGACCCGAGGCCGGAGACGACGGAGACGACCGTGGATAG